The sequence CATTTCCCGTGGCGATGAAAACCTCTTCTGTCTCTTCATCGAGGGTGTAATTCCACGCATTGTAGGTAGAGGTAAGGTCTCTGGCCATAGCAGCAAAACGCCAATTGCCCTTGCGGTAAATAACACCCGCATCAAGGCCGAAACCCCAGCTGGTAGCAAAATCACCGATCATTCGGTGAACGACTTTTACATTGGCTCCGAGTGAAAGCCCTGGCACTTTGAGTTTTTTGGCATAGGAAACCATAAAGCCATAATCTACCGCTGAGAAAGTGGTAATATTATCGTAATTCAGTGTTCCGTCAGCATTGATCAGTTGAGTGGTGTTGGGGATATCATCTACCCCGAATCGAATCACCGAAAGGGCTATTACAGAAGTACTGTCAATGGTTTTCGCGATGGCACCATAATCATACTGCGCTATTCCTGCGAAGTACTCGGCGTGCATCGCAGCTATGTCCAAGTCGGCTTTGATGTCTGTTAATCCTGCAGGATTCCAGTAACCCGCCGTAACATCTCCCACTGAGGCTATACCCGCACCTGACATACCAAGCGATCGAGCTCCTACCCCGATATTTAAGAATTCATTACTGTATTTTCTAGTCTGGGCATGAGAATCCAACTGCGTAAAAAGGCAGAATAAGAACAAACCAATAGCCAGAACAGTCCACTTGGGAGAAACCATAATTCGAAAAATAAACATCAATTCCGTGGTAAAACACGAAACAACTAAAAAAATTGCACGATCAATGGTTAATTTTGGGACGATGTATTTGAAATCTCAAATTCCCAATTTACTTACGCTGAGCAATTTATTGTCGGGCGTTTTGTCTTTGTTTTTTTGTTCTCAAAATCAACCCGAAATAGCCGCTTGGCTAATCCTTGCAGGAGCGGGTTTTGATTTCTTTGATGGACTGGCTGCAAGGGCATTAGGCGTAAGTGGCGAATTGGGAAAGCAGTTGGACTCCTTGGCTGATATGGTCAGCTTTGGTGTAGCGCCTGTATTTTTGGCACTTCAATTTAATGGAGTTTTCGGGAAAGAATTGCTGCTCAATTGGAAAGCTTTGGCTCTGTTCATTCCCATTTTAATGGGGGCATTTTCAGCTTATCGACTCGGGAAATTTAATATTGACACTCGACAAGCTACAGGTTTTATCGGCTTGCCCACTCCTGCCAATGCACTTTTTTGGGTGAGCATCGCCTTAGTCGGCACCGGAGGACTTATTGAATTGGAGCCGCTCAATTCAGGCCTGACCAACTTTAAAGAATCGACGGGATTGATTGCTTTTGCCTCAGTCCTATTAGGAATTTTAATGGTTTCAGAGATTCCACTACTGGCCTTGAAGTTTTCTGGAGAATCGGGCGGCAACAAATCCAAAATTGCCTTAATAGCAATAGGTCTCACCTTATTTATCCTATTTGGGTTTTCATCCATCCCGATTGTGCTACTTTTGTATTTCATACTTTCTTTAATTACGAAATAACGCCATGGAATTTACTGCCGAAATTGACATCATGCCCCTAGACGCCTTACTGGAC comes from Cryomorphaceae bacterium 1068 and encodes:
- the pssA gene encoding CDP-diacylglycerol--serine O-phosphatidyltransferase; the encoded protein is MYLKSQIPNLLTLSNLLSGVLSLFFCSQNQPEIAAWLILAGAGFDFFDGLAARALGVSGELGKQLDSLADMVSFGVAPVFLALQFNGVFGKELLLNWKALALFIPILMGAFSAYRLGKFNIDTRQATGFIGLPTPANALFWVSIALVGTGGLIELEPLNSGLTNFKESTGLIAFASVLLGILMVSEIPLLALKFSGESGGNKSKIALIAIGLTLFILFGFSSIPIVLLLYFILSLITK